The Spirosoma foliorum genome has a window encoding:
- a CDS encoding TolC family protein, with the protein MAHFRFPTFLRISIFLGWLGIISPVVAQPTSTPPSTLPVADTIRQSLPQLEQLFVERNFQLLAQRYQIDIADAAITQAGLRPNPNLWFQGNLYNPNTHKILPFKTPSQADQNAGIYNSGYFAVQLQQVILLAGKRSKLVALAESNKSLARLAFRDIMRTLHYQLYTTYTNLYYDLQGLKLFEDELGRQQRLLESYRIALQSGGVAPYEVTRLEVAIRDLQANSANYQTQIADDQATLRILLRQSAKSFILPTELPPLRTTLPALATALDSAQTNRPDIGLSQEQINNAERSLSLEKARRTPDLTTGVLYERYGNAYSNFTGFQLSMDLPVRNRNQGAIRSAETTLKSVTSGLENQQVVVQSDVLNAFDKLNTYYAQLAARPAGYLDRIQNISVEATKAYNSRSIGLLDYLDKIRTYQQAQLNNLNLLNNLYNTQQLLNYTTNTRFF; encoded by the coding sequence ATGGCTCATTTTCGATTTCCCACTTTTCTTCGCATCAGTATTTTTCTGGGTTGGTTAGGTATAATTTCGCCTGTCGTGGCCCAGCCAACTTCCACGCCCCCCAGTACGTTGCCAGTTGCTGACACAATTCGGCAAAGCCTGCCACAACTCGAACAATTATTCGTGGAGCGTAATTTCCAATTGCTTGCGCAACGGTATCAGATCGATATTGCCGATGCGGCTATTACGCAGGCTGGCTTACGTCCAAATCCGAACCTGTGGTTTCAGGGCAATTTGTATAACCCGAATACGCACAAGATTTTGCCCTTTAAGACCCCTTCTCAGGCCGACCAGAACGCGGGTATCTACAATAGTGGCTATTTTGCTGTTCAGTTGCAACAGGTAATTTTACTGGCAGGGAAGCGGAGCAAGCTGGTAGCCCTGGCCGAAAGCAACAAATCATTGGCCCGACTGGCCTTTCGCGATATCATGCGAACGCTGCATTATCAGCTCTACACAACCTACACCAATTTATACTACGACCTCCAGGGGCTGAAGTTGTTCGAGGATGAACTAGGTCGGCAGCAACGATTGCTCGAATCGTACCGAATAGCGCTTCAATCCGGGGGCGTAGCGCCCTATGAGGTAACCCGACTGGAGGTGGCGATTCGGGACTTACAAGCCAATAGTGCTAATTACCAGACACAAATTGCTGATGATCAGGCAACCCTACGCATATTGTTACGACAATCAGCTAAATCGTTCATACTACCTACTGAGTTGCCACCCTTAAGAACGACACTCCCAGCTTTGGCAACAGCACTCGATTCGGCTCAGACCAATCGACCCGATATTGGCTTATCGCAGGAACAGATCAACAATGCCGAGCGTAGTTTATCGCTGGAAAAAGCCCGGCGAACCCCCGATTTAACAACGGGTGTGCTTTATGAGCGATACGGGAATGCGTATAGCAACTTTACAGGCTTTCAATTGTCGATGGACTTACCCGTTCGAAATCGAAATCAGGGCGCTATCCGATCGGCAGAAACGACGCTGAAAAGTGTAACCAGTGGCCTGGAAAATCAGCAGGTTGTGGTGCAAAGTGATGTGTTGAACGCCTTCGATAAGCTCAATACGTACTATGCCCAACTGGCGGCCCGGCCAGCGGGTTATCTGGATCGGATTCAGAATATTTCGGTCGAAGCGACCAAAGCCTATAACTCACGTTCCATTGGTCTGCTGGATTATCTGGATAAAATACGGACCTACCAACAGGCTCAATTGAATAACCTTAACCTGCTGAATAACCTCTATAACACGCAGCAGTTACTGAATTATACCACCAACACACGATTTTTTTAG
- a CDS encoding response regulator transcription factor, translated as MKILLIQQDYTSIDFLNRILVEREYIIKIATDGLTGLTMALHGRFDLILLDTQLPHLDGFDLIRRLRQENDSTPILLFSTQSTPADKARGLYAGADDYLVSPCDPTELLARIYALHRRRIGGFNSPTILSVDNLQLNVAEKAAYRASKRISLTAREFQLLSFLVENAGRVVTKAQILEKVWDSTMSSNTNKVEVYINFLRKKIDHGFDHKLIHTTMGLGYLLKSGV; from the coding sequence ATGAAAATTTTACTGATTCAACAGGATTATACCTCTATCGACTTCCTCAATCGGATTTTAGTGGAACGAGAGTATATTATAAAAATCGCAACCGACGGGCTTACGGGTCTTACCATGGCTCTTCATGGGCGGTTTGATTTAATCTTACTGGATACCCAACTTCCCCATCTGGATGGCTTCGACCTCATTCGGCGGCTTCGGCAGGAGAACGATTCGACTCCGATTTTACTGTTCTCAACTCAAAGTACCCCGGCCGATAAAGCCAGAGGTTTATATGCAGGCGCCGACGATTATCTGGTGAGCCCCTGCGACCCAACTGAATTACTCGCCCGTATTTATGCATTGCATCGCCGACGAATCGGAGGGTTCAACTCGCCCACTATCCTCAGTGTCGATAATCTCCAGCTGAATGTAGCTGAGAAAGCCGCCTATCGTGCCAGCAAACGCATTAGCCTGACCGCACGGGAGTTCCAACTACTGTCTTTTCTGGTCGAAAATGCCGGGCGCGTTGTCACAAAAGCCCAAATTCTGGAGAAAGTGTGGGACAGTACTATGTCGTCGAACACGAACAAGGTAGAGGTATACATCAACTTTCTACGCAAAAAAATTGATCACGGATTTGACCATAAGCTCATTCATACCACTATGGGTTTGGGTTACCTTCTTAAATCAGGGGTATAA
- a CDS encoding carbohydrate porin: MQHNSRTHHWFGLFFLLVTGTAQAQQDNNNNYLDSLQNWSLHFQFTTIAQGHTGFKGAGYDGRNTLSAQPDTALSVTTTLFLGRRLWKGAAVYLNPELAGGRGVGHRNSQSPYDESLYAPAVGIAGFPNGETFRIGSARPALYIARFYIEQIIRLDKSPTKEAQSDANQVEEPIPASRLVITAGKFSIADIFDNNAYAHDPRSQFFNWTLMNMGAWDYPANTRGYTWSLATEYIRPTYAVRVAASLMPIVANGNVLDWNVGKSNALTLELEHKFQVLRRAGTVRLLGFRNVTKAPTYASATQLLQAGTYPTDPAYILTGTNYGGVKYGFGLNFEQPLGDVGGVFGRASWNNGQTATWAFTEIDRSFSLGAYIGGTRWHRQNDVVGIALAQNGISAEHIAFLNAGGSGFMLGDGSLPNYKPENSLEMFYKARLAHTLYLTLDYQLVQNPGYNGDRGPVNLFALRTHVEF; the protein is encoded by the coding sequence ATGCAACACAACTCAAGAACGCACCATTGGTTTGGCCTGTTTTTTCTCTTGGTAACGGGAACCGCTCAGGCACAACAGGATAATAACAACAACTACCTCGACTCGCTCCAGAACTGGAGTTTGCATTTTCAGTTTACGACTATTGCCCAGGGACATACGGGTTTCAAAGGTGCCGGATATGATGGCCGGAATACACTCAGCGCCCAACCCGACACGGCTTTATCAGTTACCACAACCCTTTTTCTGGGCCGTCGTTTATGGAAAGGTGCGGCCGTTTATCTCAATCCAGAACTTGCCGGGGGGCGCGGTGTAGGGCATCGCAATAGCCAGTCTCCCTACGATGAAAGCTTGTATGCGCCCGCGGTTGGCATAGCGGGCTTCCCCAATGGCGAAACCTTTCGGATTGGGAGTGCCCGCCCAGCTCTCTATATCGCCCGTTTTTACATCGAACAGATTATTCGGCTCGATAAAAGTCCTACTAAGGAAGCCCAATCTGATGCGAATCAGGTAGAAGAACCTATTCCAGCATCCAGGCTGGTGATCACTGCCGGGAAATTCTCGATTGCCGATATCTTCGATAACAACGCCTACGCCCACGACCCCCGAAGTCAGTTTTTCAATTGGACGCTCATGAATATGGGAGCCTGGGATTATCCGGCCAATACACGCGGGTACACCTGGAGTTTAGCTACCGAATATATTAGGCCAACGTATGCGGTTCGGGTAGCGGCTTCGTTGATGCCTATTGTGGCAAATGGCAACGTGCTGGACTGGAATGTTGGAAAATCCAATGCGCTCACGCTTGAACTTGAACACAAATTCCAGGTGTTACGCAGGGCCGGAACCGTCCGGTTACTGGGATTTCGGAACGTTACAAAAGCACCCACCTATGCTTCCGCCACGCAATTACTACAGGCGGGCACCTACCCCACCGATCCTGCCTACATTCTTACGGGCACAAACTACGGTGGAGTCAAATACGGTTTCGGCCTGAATTTCGAGCAACCGCTTGGTGACGTTGGTGGTGTGTTTGGTCGAGCTAGCTGGAACAATGGGCAAACGGCTACCTGGGCCTTTACTGAAATAGACCGCAGCTTTTCGTTAGGCGCTTACATTGGTGGAACGCGCTGGCATCGGCAAAACGATGTGGTAGGAATAGCGTTAGCCCAAAATGGTATCTCGGCCGAACATATTGCGTTCTTAAATGCGGGAGGCTCAGGTTTTATGCTCGGCGATGGAAGTTTGCCAAATTATAAGCCCGAAAATAGCCTCGAAATGTTCTATAAAGCCCGTCTTGCTCACACACTTTATCTGACATTAGACTACCAGCTGGTTCAAAATCCGGGCTATAATGGTGATCGAGGACCAGTCAATTTGTTTGCCTTACGAACACACGTTGAGTTTTGA
- a CDS encoding GNAT family N-acetyltransferase — translation MSTIHNNTHQHRFELETDGKLSFVEYQSVNDETLALVHTEVDPSLEGHGVGSKLVEGVLAYVEDHNLTIVPLCPFVSAYLKRHPDWNRVVSTSYTTTGF, via the coding sequence ATGAGTACTATTCACAACAATACCCACCAACACCGCTTCGAACTGGAAACTGACGGAAAGTTGTCTTTTGTAGAATATCAGTCCGTAAATGATGAAACCCTAGCGCTGGTTCATACCGAGGTTGATCCTAGTTTAGAAGGACACGGTGTTGGCTCAAAACTGGTAGAAGGCGTTTTGGCCTATGTCGAAGATCATAATCTGACGATTGTACCCCTTTGCCCTTTTGTATCGGCCTACCTGAAGCGCCATCCCGACTGGAATCGAGTTGTCTCGACTTCGTATACAACGACTGGTTTCTGA
- a CDS encoding polysaccharide deacetylase family protein, whose amino-acid sequence MKRFVFALSLSVLSSLTTFGQLANYRVFFGLTNQQPRQVVLRQWKQGQQIRYLVLNPHTLETAIVNLPPTSVRELPWPNLLEQISQTPYAQALRLEQTRDYNLQDAGIERADTTERGFSLTIDLCPSTKPLTRTVFEQLIRAFEPEEKPIPITITITGLWMESHLADLAYLKSLVSRGDLDITWVNHSYHHRYNPRLPLPMNFLLEAATNLNDEVLLNEQAMLKNGLTPSIFFRFPGLVSDKAVFDRILAFGLLPIGSDAWLAKNQQPKQGSLVLIHANGNEPLGIADFINLIRQKSAVIENKTWLLYDLPASVAKEK is encoded by the coding sequence ATGAAGCGTTTTGTGTTTGCGTTAAGTCTGTCCGTTTTAAGTAGCCTGACTACTTTCGGACAGCTAGCGAATTACCGTGTGTTTTTTGGGCTTACGAATCAGCAACCTCGTCAGGTTGTCCTACGCCAGTGGAAGCAAGGCCAGCAAATTCGTTATTTGGTACTTAACCCACACACGCTCGAAACAGCTATAGTCAACCTGCCTCCGACTAGTGTTCGGGAATTGCCCTGGCCGAATCTGTTAGAGCAAATCAGTCAAACACCCTATGCCCAAGCGCTTCGACTTGAGCAAACGCGGGACTACAATTTGCAGGATGCGGGTATTGAGCGGGCCGATACAACTGAACGTGGTTTCAGTCTGACCATTGACTTGTGTCCATCTACAAAACCGCTGACTCGGACTGTATTTGAGCAACTGATTCGGGCGTTTGAACCGGAGGAGAAACCAATTCCTATTACCATTACAATTACCGGACTTTGGATGGAAAGCCATCTGGCGGACTTGGCTTATCTGAAAAGTCTGGTTAGCCGGGGTGATCTGGACATTACATGGGTCAATCATTCGTACCACCACCGATACAATCCACGGTTGCCACTCCCCATGAATTTCCTGCTCGAAGCGGCTACTAACCTGAACGATGAGGTACTCCTGAACGAGCAGGCCATGCTTAAAAATGGGCTGACACCGTCTATCTTCTTCCGATTCCCTGGCCTCGTTTCCGACAAGGCAGTATTCGATCGGATATTGGCTTTTGGCTTATTGCCCATTGGTAGCGATGCCTGGTTAGCTAAAAATCAGCAGCCCAAACAGGGTAGTTTGGTTCTCATTCACGCTAACGGAAACGAACCACTGGGCATCGCCGATTTTATTAACCTGATCCGCCAGAAATCAGCTGTTATTGAAAACAAAACCTGGCTATTGTACGACCTGCCAGCTAGTGTGGCAAAGGAGAAGTGA
- a CDS encoding ion transporter, translated as MSTRKKPVSPKLTLHEVIMLVLSVYIVVALLVRELVPMHQQTRQLLDQIDTGICIYFLYDFFLRLYQAPNKWAFLQWGWIDLLASIPALDWFRLGQLVRVVRILRMIRSFRSIRSFLNYLFRNRANGTLAVVLLSSILLMIFGAVAILYAERVPEANIKTPSDALWWAFVTITTVGYGDKFPITTFGRLIAAVLMIAGVGLFGTFTGYVANFFVEDDQEQTDSDVKILINEVRQLRKKIEELEKRRDT; from the coding sequence ATGAGTACCCGCAAAAAGCCGGTTTCGCCCAAACTCACGTTGCATGAAGTGATCATGCTTGTGTTATCGGTCTATATTGTCGTTGCCTTGCTTGTTCGGGAGTTAGTGCCTATGCACCAGCAAACCAGGCAGTTGCTCGATCAGATCGATACAGGCATCTGTATTTATTTTCTCTACGATTTCTTTCTCCGACTTTATCAGGCTCCGAACAAATGGGCGTTTCTGCAATGGGGCTGGATTGATTTGTTAGCCAGTATTCCAGCCCTCGACTGGTTTCGACTAGGCCAACTGGTTCGGGTAGTCCGGATTTTGCGAATGATTCGTTCGTTTCGTTCGATACGTAGTTTCCTGAATTATCTCTTCCGTAATCGAGCCAATGGGACGCTGGCCGTTGTACTGCTCAGTTCTATTTTACTGATGATTTTTGGCGCAGTAGCCATTCTTTACGCCGAACGTGTACCCGAAGCCAATATCAAAACCCCTTCCGACGCACTTTGGTGGGCATTCGTTACCATTACCACCGTTGGCTACGGCGACAAATTTCCCATCACAACCTTTGGGCGACTGATTGCCGCCGTTTTAATGATTGCCGGTGTTGGTCTGTTTGGTACGTTTACAGGGTACGTAGCTAACTTTTTTGTAGAAGACGATCAGGAACAAACCGATAGCGACGTAAAAATTCTCATCAATGAGGTGCGGCAACTTCGGAAGAAAATCGAGGAGTTAGAAAAGCGAAGAGATACATGA
- a CDS encoding efflux RND transporter periplasmic adaptor subunit encodes MKKVLYIVALGLAVAACGHKNTETEKAPTSSADSSSSYLTDSVRRMNPEDELTLNGTVTFDQDNVVRVFPLVSGNVEKTTASLGAYVQKGQDLALIRSGDISTYTNDYQADKSDLEVAQQQLKNVSAQYKSGFASETDFLTAKNNVKKAEDELSKSGNILRVYGGSTSGTGQPYFSVKAPIAGYIVEKNVNTGQDLRSDNQNPLYTISSLQQIWVLANVYEQDIPEIKQGQPVDLQVLAYPDKTFKGVISNISSVLDEQARVLKVRIVLPNQDGLLKPDMFATIHVHLPNMSAAEGAKSLAVSQKAVVFDRDHYYVILQTGKDKYEVREVKVLKNTTRYAFIEGGNLKPGDIVVTEGSLLLYNDLTD; translated from the coding sequence ATGAAAAAGGTGCTGTATATCGTAGCCCTTGGGCTAGCTGTGGCTGCGTGCGGTCATAAAAATACGGAGACTGAAAAAGCCCCCACATCAAGTGCTGATTCGAGCAGTAGTTACCTCACGGATTCGGTTCGGCGGATGAATCCCGAAGACGAACTGACTCTGAACGGCACGGTTACCTTCGATCAGGATAATGTCGTGCGCGTGTTCCCGTTAGTGAGCGGGAACGTCGAAAAAACGACTGCTTCGCTGGGTGCTTATGTTCAGAAAGGGCAGGATTTAGCGCTGATTCGATCGGGAGATATTTCTACGTATACAAATGATTACCAAGCTGATAAGTCCGATTTGGAAGTTGCTCAACAGCAACTGAAAAACGTATCGGCACAGTATAAATCGGGATTTGCTTCGGAAACGGATTTCCTGACGGCCAAGAATAACGTTAAAAAAGCGGAAGATGAACTGAGCAAATCGGGCAATATTCTGCGTGTTTATGGGGGCAGTACGTCTGGCACGGGGCAGCCTTACTTCTCGGTTAAAGCACCCATTGCTGGCTACATCGTAGAGAAAAATGTTAACACGGGTCAGGATCTTCGATCGGATAATCAGAATCCACTGTATACCATTTCAAGTCTTCAGCAAATCTGGGTTCTGGCCAATGTGTACGAGCAGGATATTCCGGAAATTAAACAAGGGCAACCTGTTGATTTACAGGTGCTGGCCTATCCAGATAAGACCTTTAAAGGTGTCATCAGCAATATCAGCAGTGTGCTCGATGAGCAGGCTCGCGTCCTGAAAGTCCGCATTGTACTCCCGAATCAGGATGGTCTGCTGAAGCCGGATATGTTTGCCACCATTCACGTACACTTGCCAAATATGAGTGCTGCCGAGGGCGCCAAATCGCTGGCTGTTTCGCAGAAAGCCGTGGTTTTCGACCGCGATCATTATTACGTGATTCTACAAACCGGCAAGGATAAATACGAAGTCCGGGAGGTGAAGGTATTGAAAAATACAACCCGCTATGCGTTCATAGAAGGGGGTAATCTCAAACCCGGCGATATCGTCGTAACCGAAGGTAGTTTATTGTTATACAATGATTTAACGGACTAA